A window from Candidatus Rickettsiella viridis encodes these proteins:
- a CDS encoding FAD-dependent oxidoreductase has product MLNKSNNKEAANIKMGIIGGGIGGCMTALRLSEEYPQATIFLFEKKEELLQGTSNRTPGRMGLGFHYVDKNTAKVYLNLTIDFTRRFYKSCPHLMVGQEYPENYPLRNGRYFIVKNFSFSEEEILETYKALAEEYTRLVEQDSENKLFGEPHEFYRILNPEEYERDVNLGQVKLGVETREHLLDWPQFRKFLLTEIEDHKNIHVTTNSEIKDICFSYMDTSYSLSLKKDNDLIVEKKINFIVNATWEWTDYINSKIGYYRLPRELRTNRAKVLVKVKLPDELKEKHSMFFCMGPHCMFSNVGDGFGFITYAPETNLLNSTDLIPSKNYLDIINGQIPIEKQLAIAEKIVAGVSLYIPAMINAGISEVLFGTVQVEGEADIFDPASKVHIRDYTGLSYIEDGFISLSCMKLLYGYGNANTIVTWFNSFKEQILPLPKQIMCRISKEINPDNQLNKSLMKKTFMLTGLCFSWLIKARPVNKDPSYTVSLDNFIPNFFKKIKLNEEFHDKNKKGFFINSRLKY; this is encoded by the coding sequence GTGTTAAATAAAAGCAATAATAAAGAAGCAGCTAATATTAAGATGGGTATAATCGGAGGAGGTATCGGAGGCTGTATGACAGCGCTTCGGTTATCGGAAGAATACCCGCAGGCAACTATATTTCTTTTTGAAAAAAAAGAAGAGTTATTGCAGGGTACAAGTAACCGTACTCCTGGTCGAATGGGTCTAGGATTTCATTATGTTGATAAGAATACCGCTAAGGTTTATTTGAATCTAACAATTGATTTTACTAGACGTTTTTATAAGTCTTGCCCACATTTAATGGTAGGGCAGGAATACCCTGAAAATTATCCATTAAGGAACGGGCGCTATTTTATTGTTAAAAACTTTTCGTTTTCTGAAGAGGAAATCTTGGAAACTTATAAAGCGTTGGCTGAAGAGTATACCAGGCTTGTGGAGCAAGATAGTGAAAATAAGCTTTTTGGGGAGCCCCATGAATTCTATAGAATATTAAACCCTGAAGAGTATGAACGTGATGTTAATTTGGGGCAGGTAAAGTTAGGCGTTGAAACGCGTGAACATTTACTAGATTGGCCGCAATTTAGGAAGTTTCTCTTAACTGAGATAGAAGACCATAAAAATATTCATGTAACAACAAACAGTGAAATAAAAGATATATGTTTTTCGTACATGGATACTTCTTATTCGTTATCTTTAAAAAAAGATAACGATCTTATTGTCGAGAAAAAAATAAATTTTATAGTAAATGCAACGTGGGAATGGACAGATTATATTAATTCAAAAATTGGATACTACCGCTTACCAAGGGAATTAAGAACAAATCGAGCTAAGGTGCTCGTTAAAGTGAAATTGCCTGATGAGCTTAAAGAAAAGCATTCGATGTTTTTTTGCATGGGTCCGCATTGTATGTTTTCTAATGTAGGAGATGGTTTTGGATTTATTACTTACGCACCTGAAACAAACTTGTTGAATAGTACAGATTTAATTCCGTCAAAAAATTATCTTGATATAATTAATGGCCAAATTCCTATTGAAAAACAGTTAGCGATTGCTGAAAAAATTGTTGCTGGTGTTTCGCTGTATATTCCTGCGATGATTAACGCAGGAATTTCAGAAGTACTTTTTGGTACCGTTCAGGTTGAAGGTGAAGCTGACATATTTGATCCCGCAAGTAAGGTTCATATAAGAGATTATACAGGATTAAGCTATATTGAGGATGGGTTTATTTCACTTTCTTGTATGAAGCTTTTGTATGGTTATGGAAATGCTAATACAATTGTTACATGGTTTAATAGCTTTAAAGAGCAAATATTGCCTTTGCCTAAACAAATAATGTGCCGTATTAGTAAAGAAATTAATCCGGATAATCAATTAAATAAAAGTTTAATGAAAAAAACTTTTATGTTAACGGGCTTATGTTTTTCTTGGCTTATAAAGGCTCGCCCTGTTAATAAGGATCCTTCATATACTGTTTCATTAGATAATTTTATTCCAAATTTTTTTAAAAAAATAAAGCTTAATGAAGAATTTCATGATAAAAATAAAAAAGGCTTTTTTATCAATTCAAGATTAAAATATTAA
- the hflD gene encoding high frequency lysogenization protein HflD, which translates to MQKNEKKIVELSLALAGIFQSAALVKHLARTGQVENSVFDASIQTIYRVDAPSVEQVYGRVSALQLGFQELVKVLGHSKMMGDRDVTRYLIGLMHLERKLERSSEIKQSLSRRIKHAAYQANYFSSSPHVMINNLADIYVSTLGRLSYRLHVVGSGKHLSQTEVVSKIRAALLAGVRSAVLWRQLGGSRWQLFLMRNKLIGIGKRLLAVS; encoded by the coding sequence GTGCAAAAAAATGAAAAAAAAATAGTTGAACTCAGCTTAGCGTTAGCCGGTATTTTTCAATCCGCCGCGCTGGTGAAGCATTTGGCCAGAACAGGGCAGGTTGAAAATAGTGTATTTGATGCCAGCATTCAAACCATTTACCGCGTTGATGCACCCAGTGTCGAACAGGTTTATGGCCGAGTGTCTGCACTGCAGTTGGGTTTTCAAGAATTAGTGAAGGTATTAGGCCATAGCAAAATGATGGGTGATAGAGATGTGACGCGTTATTTAATCGGCTTAATGCATTTAGAGCGTAAGCTGGAGCGCAGCTCAGAAATAAAACAAAGCTTAAGTCGGCGAATTAAACACGCGGCTTATCAAGCCAATTATTTTTCTTCTTCGCCCCACGTGATGATTAATAATTTAGCCGATATTTATGTGTCTACTTTGGGACGCCTGTCTTATCGCTTACATGTAGTCGGGAGCGGTAAACATTTAAGCCAAACCGAAGTGGTGAGTAAAATACGCGCGGCGTTGTTAGCCGGTGTTCGATCGGCAGTGTTGTGGCGACAATTGGGTGGCTCGCGCTGGCAATTGTTTTTAATGCGTAATAAGTTGATTGGAATCGGTAAGCGCTTGTTAGCGGTGTCTTAA
- the mraY gene encoding phospho-N-acetylmuramoyl-pentapeptide-transferase, protein MLLWLTDFLSNYYRAFHVFQYLTLRAILASLTAFLISLLLGPKLIRSLSYHQIGQHVRHDGPKIHLTKAGTPTMGGALILIAIVLTTLLWANLSNHSIWMVLIAIVGFGLIGFADDYLKLVLKNTKGLVPRWKYFWQSVVGLGIAIALYRSAQLPIETQLVIPFFKNLLIPLGIFYIPWVYLVIVGSSNAVNLTDGLDGLAILPTVLVGGALGIFAYLTGNITYAKYLAIPFVPGAGEIVVICGAIVGAGLGFLWFNTYPAQIFMGDVGALGLGAALGCIAVVVRQELVLLIMGGVFVLETISVILQVVSFKLTGKRIFRMAPIHHHFELKGWPEPRVIVRFWIITVVLVLLGLATLKLR, encoded by the coding sequence ATGCTGTTGTGGTTAACTGACTTTTTGTCGAATTACTATCGTGCATTCCATGTTTTTCAATATTTAACCTTGCGCGCTATTTTAGCAAGTTTAACGGCTTTTTTGATTTCACTTTTATTAGGGCCGAAGCTCATACGTTCGTTAAGCTATCATCAGATAGGCCAACATGTACGTCATGATGGTCCAAAGATCCATTTAACCAAAGCCGGTACCCCGACCATGGGCGGCGCATTAATTTTAATCGCCATTGTATTGACCACCTTATTGTGGGCTAATCTAAGCAATCACAGTATTTGGATGGTATTAATTGCGATTGTAGGATTTGGTTTGATTGGCTTTGCAGATGATTATCTCAAATTAGTTTTAAAGAATACCAAAGGCTTAGTGCCACGTTGGAAATATTTTTGGCAATCGGTGGTTGGTTTAGGTATTGCCATTGCACTGTACCGAAGTGCGCAATTGCCGATTGAAACCCAATTAGTGATTCCTTTTTTTAAGAACTTGCTGATTCCCTTAGGTATTTTTTATATTCCTTGGGTTTATTTAGTGATTGTAGGCAGTAGTAATGCAGTTAATCTCACCGATGGTCTGGACGGGCTGGCGATTTTACCGACCGTATTAGTGGGTGGCGCCTTAGGTATTTTTGCGTATTTAACCGGCAATATTACTTATGCGAAATATTTAGCGATTCCTTTTGTGCCGGGTGCGGGTGAAATCGTTGTCATCTGTGGTGCTATTGTGGGCGCGGGCTTAGGATTTTTATGGTTTAATACCTATCCGGCACAAATATTTATGGGTGATGTCGGTGCGTTAGGTTTGGGTGCTGCGTTAGGTTGTATTGCGGTCGTGGTCAGACAGGAATTAGTGTTGCTAATTATGGGTGGTGTTTTTGTTTTGGAAACAATTTCCGTGATTCTTCAAGTGGTTTCATTTAAACTAACCGGGAAACGTATTTTTCGTATGGCGCCTATTCATCATCATTTTGAATTAAAGGGTTGGCCAGAGCCACGTGTGATCGTACGATTTTGGATTATCACTGTGGTATTAGTTTTATTGGGTCTAGCGACGTTAAAATTACGTTAG
- a CDS encoding UDP-N-acetylmuramoyl-tripeptide--D-alanyl-D-alanine ligase, whose protein sequence is MKLSTLASMLEGQLIGADGDFSAVSLDSRAVKAGALFVAVSGEKFDGHMFIEQAKNHGAVAALVDRPLSSELPQILVAHTRKALGQLAAIHREQFSIPVIALTGSCGKTTTKEMLRAILSEIGPVLASTKSFNNDIGVPLTLLDLNAQHRFAVIEMGANHAGEIAYLSQLTKPDIALITNIAPAHLEGFGSIEKVAQAKSEIFLGLSAQGIAIINADDHFEKSWKTRLAKHPVIRFGLKQKADFSAKDIRLDAEGRVQFMLLSPKGEMPIHLVLPGQHHLFNALAAAAIASQVGISLVHIKSGLEKMSNVPGRLAVIKNKMGASIIDDTYNANPRSVTVALQLLAHYPGRRIFVMGDMGELGNNTEYYHRQIGELAKELGIETVYTCGELTASTAQAFGSSGKHYASQEDLIQALRPLLEKDVTVLIKGSRSAQMEKVVAALIH, encoded by the coding sequence GTGAAATTATCAACACTTGCATCGATGCTTGAAGGACAATTAATAGGGGCTGATGGCGATTTTAGCGCCGTGAGTCTGGATTCGCGCGCCGTTAAAGCGGGTGCACTTTTTGTGGCGGTTAGCGGGGAAAAATTTGATGGTCACATGTTTATTGAGCAGGCTAAAAATCACGGTGCGGTCGCAGCGCTGGTAGACAGGCCTCTTTCTTCTGAGCTTCCTCAGATTTTAGTCGCCCATACACGTAAAGCCTTAGGCCAATTAGCCGCGATACATCGCGAGCAATTTTCTATCCCCGTCATTGCTTTAACAGGCAGTTGTGGAAAAACCACCACCAAAGAAATGTTACGCGCTATTTTAAGCGAAATTGGTCCTGTGTTAGCGAGCACTAAAAGTTTCAATAATGATATTGGTGTGCCTTTAACCTTGCTGGATTTAAATGCACAACATCGATTTGCTGTGATTGAAATGGGCGCTAATCATGCAGGGGAAATTGCCTATTTAAGCCAGCTAACCAAACCTGATATTGCCTTGATAACCAATATTGCACCCGCGCATTTAGAAGGATTTGGATCGATTGAAAAAGTCGCTCAGGCAAAATCCGAAATTTTTTTGGGTTTATCAGCACAAGGTATAGCGATTATTAATGCCGATGATCATTTTGAAAAATCTTGGAAAACGCGTTTAGCCAAGCACCCAGTGATTCGCTTTGGTTTAAAGCAGAAGGCGGATTTTTCAGCCAAAGATATTCGTTTAGATGCAGAAGGTAGAGTGCAGTTTATGCTGCTGAGTCCCAAAGGAGAAATGCCGATTCATCTGGTATTGCCAGGACAACATCATTTATTTAATGCCTTAGCCGCGGCGGCCATCGCAAGCCAAGTCGGCATATCCTTAGTACATATTAAAAGCGGTTTAGAAAAAATGTCGAATGTGCCGGGCCGATTAGCGGTCATAAAAAATAAAATGGGTGCTTCGATTATTGATGATACCTATAATGCGAATCCGCGTTCGGTCACTGTGGCATTACAACTTTTAGCGCATTATCCAGGACGCCGTATTTTTGTAATGGGTGATATGGGCGAGCTGGGTAATAATACCGAATATTATCATCGTCAAATCGGTGAATTAGCCAAAGAATTGGGGATTGAAACTGTGTATACTTGCGGTGAATTAACCGCTTCAACGGCTCAAGCCTTTGGTTCTTCAGGAAAGCATTATGCGAGTCAGGAAGATTTAATCCAAGCATTGAGGCCTTTGTTAGAGAAAGATGTGACCGTACTAATCAAAGGCTCACGTAGTGCACAGATGGAAAAAGTAGTAGCGGCGTTAATACATTAA
- a CDS encoding glycosyltransferase family 4 protein, with protein sequence MRLLFCNFHEANGGGQDSYLLSLIKTLQAHHSVALACPPSSRLYLTLQQKVPCFAINYKALFRQGRSLFKQLYAFKQWVEKQAIDIIHVNGSADHRAVLLIYPFLKHRPKLVLTKHNALRIKWGAWLRMRYFTDAIIAVSQSTEQHLLQAGIPLALIQTIPNGIDTHFYQPISTEQKKQLRQQHGLSMDDFILVSSAGTADCKNWPSLIAAIAALPAKLKNKINVIIAGKTPLPQQMQAIHPFNLNAQIIFTGLLADTRQWMRLGDVGFVLSNAEETISFACREMMAMGLPVIVSNYGGLPENVTDEVDGWIVPVNDIPALTQCLVRLLKQTDLTPIAQHARERAVKHFDKAVFIQSTLKLYQRLINLPLLPRQ encoded by the coding sequence ATGCGTCTTTTATTTTGTAATTTTCATGAAGCCAATGGTGGTGGCCAGGATAGCTATCTGCTCAGCCTGATTAAAACCTTGCAGGCCCATCATAGCGTTGCTTTAGCATGTCCACCCTCTTCTAGACTCTATTTAACACTACAACAAAAAGTGCCATGCTTCGCTATCAATTATAAGGCCCTTTTCCGTCAAGGTAGGTCATTATTTAAGCAACTGTATGCCTTTAAGCAGTGGGTTGAAAAACAAGCCATTGACATTATTCATGTCAATGGTTCAGCCGATCATCGCGCTGTGCTGCTTATTTATCCCTTCTTAAAACACCGACCTAAATTAGTTTTAACCAAACACAATGCCCTGCGCATTAAGTGGGGTGCTTGGCTGAGAATGCGTTATTTCACCGATGCAATTATTGCCGTCAGTCAATCCACTGAACAACATCTGCTTCAGGCCGGTATACCACTTGCGCTAATTCAAACCATTCCCAACGGAATAGACACCCATTTTTACCAACCCATCTCCACTGAACAAAAAAAGCAATTACGCCAACAACATGGCTTAAGTATGGATGATTTTATTTTGGTTTCCAGTGCAGGAACGGCCGACTGTAAAAACTGGCCTTCGTTAATTGCCGCCATCGCGGCACTACCGGCTAAATTAAAAAATAAGATTAACGTTATCATTGCAGGCAAGACCCCTTTGCCACAACAAATGCAAGCCATCCATCCATTTAACTTAAATGCACAGATTATTTTTACCGGCCTACTGGCCGATACCCGACAGTGGATGCGGCTAGGTGATGTGGGCTTTGTGTTATCCAATGCAGAAGAAACCATTTCTTTTGCGTGTAGAGAAATGATGGCGATGGGTCTTCCTGTGATTGTCTCTAATTATGGTGGTCTGCCAGAAAATGTCACGGACGAGGTTGATGGTTGGATTGTACCCGTTAATGACATTCCGGCTTTAACCCAATGTTTAGTCAGGCTTTTAAAACAAACTGATTTAACACCCATCGCTCAACATGCTCGAGAAAGAGCAGTAAAACATTTTGATAAAGCCGTTTTTATTCAGAGCACGCTTAAGCTTTATCAGCGCTTAATAAACCTTCCACTTCTGCCGCGTCAATAA
- a CDS encoding ankyrin repeat domain-containing protein translates to MVVTFQAALEQLKTIETLYTEKAVEKHAENNPDEAARIQAERIQQAQHIQAQLLEAYKTDTNALKCLNKIFQTIKNTSLKKQISTNIEYSTPHDAEKYGEYYHAAHYQQLLPYCELAYLSEKNGSSEESEEQALKLSVLFDNTSEVLTYLIKSAKNKLSVHDACLFSLPDVSQCDFKAWKKIIKKNIDNIVFFDLLIEIPQLEKLILENKLQPGQKLDRNALKEKKKKLQEANVKFKDLKRRHGILSNKEKNKYGNSIKQLLILKQELFKLSAGIKLSEVDSAVLAAVCNEYWMRDPELGIPRSMMLENQLTDKDFINFKKLNRQHAGKNIPDISLDGAADHYPGVYLMKVPVQDMQQAARAAYLGKLTACCQSLSGQAGQPCVIHGLTSPHGGFYVLCEGDLHDQKISDPVLAQCWIWRSQSNALVFDSVEYDKSPGKIDITMVAALYKRLAKQLVQTGHTHKVAMGIRSGTGMKFKENMVSHSETECFIDYKGHNDSAAQIVLYDKNKLFYTYTEDDESRLALDRRLTEIMQDASPLVQSDFLEILLNWLSLNPSQQSLVQTMIRIAKENNRAHEFISIRKVLHDYVEHKLKLTTENISSLIDKNSFFLSMVDKEYGATPLHRVIRSTHDDLSTIALLLEHGAPIDKTDKEGDTPLHYACQKGNAAVVKLLLEKGASINKVNKNEDTPLHYACKEGNQAIVKLLLEKNASASIRNNEGETPFDDACRNGNVAIVKLFLKEDISINTPNEDGNTPLHHACRENHEAIVQLLLEDGADLSINMKNEQGNTPLHEACQNGNETIAQLLLEEGANLSINVKNKLGNTPLHETCQNGNEMIAKLLLGRKAFINIENSVGDTPLHLACENAHESIVKLLLVIGRGKEPTRINTVNSFGDTPLHKACESGNESIIKLLLAKGASVDIANKQGHTPLDAARKNGSESIVEILLAHASNNSFSNSKPSFFKHSQPIAQSSLQAQISLKT, encoded by the coding sequence ATGGTTGTGACATTTCAAGCAGCGCTAGAACAGCTGAAAACAATAGAAACCTTATATACTGAAAAAGCTGTTGAAAAACATGCTGAAAATAATCCTGATGAAGCAGCACGCATACAAGCAGAGCGCATACAACAAGCACAGCACATACAAGCACAACTATTAGAAGCCTATAAAACAGATACCAACGCACTGAAATGCTTAAATAAAATTTTTCAGACGATAAAAAATACCTCGCTGAAAAAGCAAATTTCTACAAATATTGAATATAGCACCCCGCATGATGCCGAAAAATACGGTGAATATTACCATGCTGCACACTACCAACAACTACTCCCTTATTGCGAGCTAGCCTATCTAAGCGAGAAAAATGGCAGTTCTGAAGAATCTGAAGAACAGGCCTTAAAATTATCGGTATTATTTGATAATACTTCTGAAGTATTGACGTATCTTATAAAAAGTGCAAAAAATAAATTATCAGTGCACGATGCCTGCTTGTTTAGCTTACCCGATGTATCACAATGTGATTTTAAGGCATGGAAAAAAATTATTAAAAAAAATATTGATAATATCGTATTTTTTGATCTTTTAATTGAAATTCCCCAACTAGAAAAATTAATTCTAGAAAACAAATTGCAGCCCGGTCAAAAACTCGATAGAAACGCATTAAAAGAGAAAAAGAAGAAATTGCAGGAGGCAAATGTAAAATTTAAGGACTTAAAAAGACGACATGGTATTTTAAGCAATAAAGAAAAAAACAAATATGGCAATTCAATTAAACAATTATTAATCTTAAAGCAAGAATTATTTAAATTGAGTGCAGGAATAAAATTATCTGAAGTCGATTCAGCTGTATTAGCTGCGGTTTGTAACGAATATTGGATGCGTGACCCAGAGCTGGGAATTCCTCGTAGCATGATGTTAGAAAATCAATTAACCGACAAAGATTTTATAAACTTTAAAAAATTAAACCGCCAGCATGCCGGAAAAAATATTCCGGACATCAGCTTAGATGGGGCAGCCGATCATTATCCTGGGGTTTATTTAATGAAAGTCCCTGTACAGGATATGCAACAGGCCGCCAGAGCGGCATACCTTGGCAAGTTAACCGCTTGTTGCCAATCACTTTCAGGACAAGCGGGACAACCTTGTGTTATCCACGGCTTAACGAGCCCTCATGGTGGATTCTATGTACTTTGTGAAGGGGACCTACATGATCAAAAAATAAGCGATCCCGTACTCGCACAATGTTGGATTTGGCGCAGTCAATCCAATGCGCTGGTATTTGATTCGGTAGAATATGATAAATCGCCCGGAAAGATTGATATCACGATGGTTGCAGCCTTATACAAACGACTTGCCAAACAGTTAGTACAAACAGGTCATACTCACAAAGTGGCAATGGGAATACGTTCAGGTACAGGCATGAAATTTAAGGAAAACATGGTTAGCCATTCAGAAACAGAATGTTTTATAGACTATAAAGGTCATAATGATTCTGCCGCACAAATTGTGTTATATGATAAAAATAAACTATTTTATACCTATACTGAGGATGATGAATCACGCCTAGCGCTTGATCGTCGCCTAACAGAAATAATGCAAGATGCCTCTCCCCTGGTTCAATCTGATTTTTTAGAGATCTTACTCAATTGGTTGAGCTTAAATCCTAGCCAGCAGTCGTTGGTGCAAACCATGATACGTATCGCGAAAGAAAATAATCGTGCGCATGAGTTTATCTCTATTAGAAAAGTTCTTCACGACTATGTAGAACATAAGCTAAAACTAACGACAGAAAATATTTCGTCACTCATAGATAAAAATAGCTTCTTTTTATCTATGGTGGACAAAGAATACGGCGCTACTCCGCTACACAGAGTCATTAGATCGACTCATGACGATCTATCTACAATAGCGTTACTATTAGAGCATGGAGCCCCTATTGATAAAACAGATAAAGAGGGAGACACCCCCTTACACTATGCTTGTCAAAAAGGTAATGCAGCCGTTGTAAAATTATTGTTAGAAAAAGGCGCCTCTATTAATAAAGTAAATAAAAACGAAGATACTCCCTTACACTATGCTTGCAAAGAAGGCAATCAAGCCATTGTAAAGTTATTATTAGAAAAAAACGCTTCTGCTAGCATACGGAATAATGAGGGTGAAACTCCCTTTGATGATGCTTGCCGGAACGGTAATGTAGCCATTGTAAAGTTATTCTTAAAGGAAGATATCTCTATTAACACACCAAATGAAGATGGCAATACGCCTTTACACCATGCTTGCCGGGAAAACCACGAAGCCATTGTGCAATTATTGTTAGAAGACGGGGCCGATCTTTCGATTAACATGAAAAATGAACAGGGTAATACGCCTTTACATGAAGCTTGTCAGAATGGAAACGAAACTATTGCACAATTATTATTAGAAGAAGGGGCCAATCTTTCGATTAACGTAAAAAATAAACTGGGCAATACCCCTTTACATGAAACTTGTCAGAATGGAAACGAAATGATTGCCAAATTATTGTTAGGAAGAAAGGCCTTTATAAACATAGAAAATAGTGTCGGCGATACGCCTTTACATCTTGCTTGCGAAAATGCTCATGAAAGCATTGTAAAATTATTGCTAGTAATAGGAAGAGGAAAAGAACCCACTCGCATTAATACCGTCAATTCTTTTGGCGATACCCCTTTACATAAAGCGTGTGAGTCTGGTAATGAAAGCATTATAAAATTATTGTTAGCAAAAGGGGCCTCTGTTGATATAGCAAATAAACAGGGCCATACGCCTTTAGATGCAGCGCGTAAGAACGGTAGCGAAAGCATTGTAGAAATCCTATTAGCGCATGCTTCAAATAATAGCTTCTCCAATTCTAAGCCCAGCTTTTTTAAGCACTCACAACCGATAGCACAAAGTAGTTTACAGGCTCAAATATCTCTCAAAACTTAA
- a CDS encoding UDP-N-acetylmuramoyl-L-alanyl-D-glutamate--2,6-diaminopimelate ligase has product MHLNQLLDGICSSDLGQDPQITGLCQDSRQLKPGDLFFAYPGIQSDGRNFLNEAIEKGAAAILLESDARSTLSCSVPLIPIARLTHYMGLIAARFFAYPSQQLPVIGITGTNGKTSCTHFLAQCLQQLDRRCGVIGTLGNGFYGHLEPTQLTTPDAIELQQLLAVLLKGKAEVVFMEVSSHRLAQQRLNGMEFSIAAFTNLTRDHLDYHGSLLAYAQAKRSLFDLPGVEHAVLNADDPYGKAWLSELAGKLPVIAYSIAKPPAALSSIPQVWVKHYEFKRQGLKADIATPWGDISIENPFLIGTFNLSNLLLVLTTLKLLDFSLSDIAKVISGVKGVTGRMQAFHRLHQPLVVVDYAHTPDALQQTLKALRTHCRGSLYCVFGCGGDRDKGKRPLMATVAEQHADSIVITNDNPRFEDPNQIIQEIQQGLTGAKPVYVEPDRRLAISYAIQSAKVEDVILIAGKGHEDYQLVGGIKHPFSDAAEVECLLNPDKT; this is encoded by the coding sequence ATGCACCTCAATCAATTATTAGACGGTATTTGCAGTTCTGACTTAGGCCAGGATCCGCAAATAACCGGACTTTGCCAAGATAGTCGCCAGCTTAAGCCGGGGGACTTGTTTTTTGCTTACCCAGGGATTCAATCGGATGGTAGAAATTTCCTCAATGAAGCGATTGAGAAGGGGGCGGCGGCGATTTTATTAGAGTCCGATGCACGATCCACGCTTTCTTGTTCGGTTCCGCTGATTCCTATTGCGCGTTTAACCCATTATATGGGCCTTATTGCGGCTCGATTCTTTGCTTATCCGAGTCAACAGTTACCCGTGATCGGGATTACCGGCACCAACGGTAAAACATCCTGTACACACTTTTTAGCGCAATGTTTGCAGCAACTGGATAGACGCTGTGGTGTTATTGGCACATTAGGGAATGGTTTTTATGGTCATCTAGAACCTACTCAATTAACGACGCCGGATGCCATTGAATTACAACAATTATTAGCGGTCTTGTTAAAAGGGAAGGCAGAAGTGGTCTTTATGGAAGTGTCTTCGCATCGTTTAGCACAACAACGTTTGAATGGTATGGAATTTTCTATTGCCGCTTTTACCAATCTCACGCGTGATCATTTGGATTACCACGGTAGTCTTTTGGCGTATGCACAAGCCAAACGATCGCTGTTTGATTTGCCTGGTGTAGAGCACGCGGTACTCAATGCCGATGATCCGTATGGAAAAGCATGGCTTAGCGAGTTAGCGGGAAAGTTACCCGTGATCGCTTATTCTATTGCAAAACCGCCTGCTGCGTTGTCATCTATTCCACAGGTATGGGTGAAACACTATGAGTTTAAGCGACAGGGTTTGAAGGCTGATATCGCCACGCCGTGGGGCGATATCAGCATTGAGAATCCTTTTTTAATAGGAACTTTTAATCTCAGTAACTTATTATTAGTGTTAACGACACTGAAATTACTCGATTTTTCTTTATCAGATATTGCAAAAGTTATTTCAGGTGTGAAAGGCGTAACAGGGCGTATGCAGGCTTTTCACAGGTTGCATCAACCGTTGGTTGTGGTCGATTACGCACATACACCGGATGCGCTACAACAAACACTCAAGGCGCTGCGAACACATTGTCGAGGATCTTTATATTGTGTATTTGGTTGTGGGGGAGATAGAGATAAAGGGAAGCGTCCCTTGATGGCAACGGTGGCGGAACAACACGCCGATAGTATTGTGATCACCAATGATAATCCGCGCTTTGAGGATCCAAATCAGATTATTCAAGAGATACAACAAGGTTTAACCGGTGCAAAACCGGTTTATGTAGAGCCCGATAGACGGCTTGCCATTAGCTACGCCATTCAAAGCGCTAAGGTAGAGGATGTTATCCTCATAGCAGGTAAAGGGCATGAAGATTATCAACTAGTAGGCGGAATAAAACATCCGTTTAGTGACGCGGCAGAAGTGGAATGTTTGTTAAATCCTGATAAAACTTAA
- a CDS encoding FeoA family protein: MLKAAIPLTQLRSGQSAIVHGFSPDIAAHCRKLLQNLGINRQTVITLIRRAPFGDPLQLQILGSQFSLRASEACHIYVESSD, from the coding sequence ATGCTTAAGGCAGCGATTCCTCTCACCCAGCTACGATCAGGGCAATCGGCTATTGTGCATGGCTTTAGCCCAGATATAGCCGCACATTGCCGCAAACTTCTGCAAAACCTGGGTATTAATCGACAAACCGTTATCACCCTGATACGACGCGCACCTTTTGGCGACCCCTTACAACTGCAAATATTAGGTAGTCAATTCAGCTTGCGAGCGAGCGAAGCCTGCCACATTTATGTGGAATCTTCCGATTAA